AATGGCGCCCTTGGTTTTGATCGGAACGGTTGCAACCCATCTTTTCGGAGGCTCCGCCGGCCGCGAAGGAACCGCCGTGCAGATGGGCGGCAGCTTGGCGGGCGAGATGGGTCGATGGCTGAGGATGTCGCCACAGAACGCCCGCACGCTCCTAATGGCCGGCATCGCCGGCGGATTTGGCGCCGTGTTCGGAACCCCGCTGACCGGCGCCATTTTCGCGATGGAAGTGTTGGCGATCGGCCGCATGAGTTACGACGCGATTGTTCCCTGTCTGATCGCCAGTATCGTGGGTGATTGCACGGTTCGGCTGTGGGGCCTGGAGCATTCGCACTATCACATTGCCGCCCTATTGCCGCATGGCGGCCGCTTGGCCTTAGCGCCCCTCAACGGCACCCTGGCTATCAAGGTAGGCATTGCGGCGGTCGCGTTTGGCTTGGCCAGCCTGTTGTTCGCTGAAACAACCCATCGCTTGCAACACGCCTTCAAACGGCTCGTCCCTTGGCCTTTCATGCGGCCCGTGCTCGGCG
This genomic stretch from Pirellulales bacterium harbors:
- a CDS encoding chloride channel protein, with protein sequence MHLRWNLREHCALACYVAKWFVIASILGIGIGTAVALFLWCLEHAMLLRFAHPALLYGLPFGGLAIGLLYHYFGRKVENGNNLILEQIHEPGAGVPLRMAPLVLIGTVATHLFGGSAGREGTAVQMGGSLAGEMGRWLRMSPQNARTLLMAGIAGGFGAVFGTPLTGAIFAMEVLAIGRMSYDAIVPCLIASIVGDCTVRLWGLEHSHYHIAALLPHGGRLALAPLNGTLAIKVGIAAVAFGLASLLFAETTHRLQHAFKRLVPWPFMRPVLGGCIVIAMTLFLGTSDYLGLGTMAAPNDAHAVTIQS